The Aequorivita sublithincola DSM 14238 genome window below encodes:
- a CDS encoding universal stress protein, which yields MFLGTRGRMGLKHFLMGSTAERVMAIWILKF from the coding sequence TTGTTTTTGGGCACACGCGGCAGAATGGGTTTAAAACATTTTTTAATGGGAAGCACTGCAGAACGTGTAATGGCTATCTGGATATTAAAGTTTTGA